Proteins from a genomic interval of Tautonia rosea:
- a CDS encoding DUF1549 domain-containing protein has translation MKHSLRIGNCLLVALILGPGGNHPVHAQESPSPSTDGGFSETIRPILEGKCLKCHGLGKYKGGLSLENREAMLRGGEGGPAAEPGDPEASLIFERVIESDPLLRMPSNGDPLSQEEIEHLRQWIEQGLPWPKDVDFGFRQASLAPRSPEVPPSPGTISLDHPIDRLIARHLADRGEALDWTPVSDSIFMRRVSLDLVGLLPDPEDLDTFEQDDRPDKRERLVERLLSDRRAYADHWLTFWNDLLRNEYRGTGFIDDGRSTITEWLYRALYENLPYDQFAHQLVSPVPGSQGFTKGIIWRGVVNASQAPPVQAAQNVSQVFLGTNIKCASCHDSFVNHWKLDDAYALSAVFAEESLEIHRCDRPVGRIAEPGFIYPELGTIDPNAPRSERMERLADLLVLPENGRFARTIVNRLWAHLMGRGLVEPLDDLDQEPWNQDLLDWLATDFVRNGHDLKHTMVLIATSRAYQLAGAQLDDGAESEGNFTFKGPLVKRMTAEEFLDAFSTITGSWPVASGEMLKVDGRGQGGQLQAVRAAIARAEGAEATAGPVAPKIEATWIWRHDNALKDPGGTIFLRKVIQLDELPERALIAGTCDNELVLYVNGQRVAGGDDWSRPVAADISSLLRQGENVIAAEATNWPDPARGRGVRKASGPNPAAFLAWVGGFNGSNLAWAMGSDESWLWSTSDNGDWTEPGFDDSSWKHAVALPMARRTYPGIDLSATLLETNRERNEPIRAVLTFNDPLLTALGRPNREQVVTRRDSIASTIQALELTNGETLAIRLAEGAQVVFDRLDGNPNAIVLDLFRRSFGRPPTAEEKEIAQQLLGPNPTSEGVEDLLWVILMLPEFQLIP, from the coding sequence GTGAAGCACTCTCTCCGAATTGGCAACTGCTTGCTTGTCGCCCTCATCCTGGGACCCGGCGGCAATCATCCTGTTCATGCTCAGGAGTCCCCTTCCCCCTCTACCGACGGCGGCTTTTCAGAAACGATCCGCCCGATCCTTGAAGGCAAGTGTTTAAAGTGCCACGGTCTCGGCAAATACAAGGGTGGTCTCTCGCTTGAAAACCGCGAAGCAATGCTCCGAGGGGGTGAGGGCGGACCCGCCGCCGAACCGGGCGATCCTGAGGCAAGCCTGATCTTCGAACGGGTGATCGAATCAGACCCCCTCCTCCGCATGCCTTCCAACGGCGATCCTCTTTCCCAGGAAGAGATTGAGCATCTCCGCCAGTGGATCGAGCAAGGGCTTCCCTGGCCGAAGGATGTTGATTTCGGCTTTCGGCAAGCCTCGCTCGCCCCCCGGTCTCCCGAAGTTCCTCCTTCTCCAGGGACCATCTCTCTGGATCATCCGATCGATCGCCTGATCGCACGGCACCTGGCCGATCGAGGAGAGGCCCTTGACTGGACTCCAGTTTCCGACTCGATCTTCATGCGACGGGTGTCGCTCGATCTGGTCGGCCTGCTTCCCGATCCGGAAGACCTCGACACGTTCGAGCAGGATGACCGGCCCGACAAGCGGGAACGCCTCGTGGAACGACTGCTCAGCGATCGTCGCGCCTATGCCGATCACTGGCTGACGTTCTGGAACGACCTGCTCCGCAACGAATATCGAGGGACCGGATTCATCGACGACGGACGATCGACCATTACCGAATGGCTCTATCGAGCGCTCTATGAGAACCTCCCATACGATCAGTTCGCTCACCAGCTTGTCAGCCCGGTTCCGGGTTCGCAGGGGTTCACCAAGGGAATCATCTGGCGTGGGGTCGTCAACGCGAGCCAGGCCCCCCCGGTTCAGGCAGCTCAGAACGTCTCTCAGGTCTTTCTGGGGACGAACATCAAGTGCGCGAGTTGTCACGACAGTTTTGTCAACCACTGGAAGCTGGACGACGCGTATGCCCTGTCCGCGGTCTTCGCCGAGGAGTCGCTGGAGATTCATCGCTGCGATCGTCCCGTGGGTCGGATCGCCGAGCCCGGCTTCATCTATCCGGAACTGGGCACGATCGACCCGAACGCCCCTCGAAGCGAACGGATGGAACGGCTCGCCGACCTGCTCGTCTTACCCGAAAACGGCCGCTTCGCTCGGACAATCGTCAATCGTCTCTGGGCCCATCTGATGGGCCGAGGACTGGTTGAGCCCCTCGACGACCTCGATCAGGAACCTTGGAATCAGGACCTTCTGGACTGGCTGGCAACCGATTTCGTCCGGAACGGCCACGACCTGAAACACACGATGGTCTTGATCGCGACGTCCCGAGCCTATCAGCTTGCCGGGGCTCAACTGGATGATGGAGCGGAATCTGAAGGAAACTTCACGTTTAAAGGCCCACTGGTCAAACGCATGACCGCTGAGGAGTTTCTCGACGCCTTCTCAACCATCACCGGCTCCTGGCCAGTGGCTTCGGGGGAGATGCTCAAGGTCGATGGCCGCGGTCAAGGAGGACAGCTCCAGGCCGTCCGAGCCGCGATCGCCAGGGCTGAGGGAGCCGAAGCGACCGCTGGTCCCGTCGCCCCCAAAATCGAAGCAACCTGGATCTGGCGTCATGACAATGCGTTGAAAGACCCAGGTGGAACCATCTTCCTGCGGAAGGTCATTCAGTTGGATGAGCTTCCCGAGCGAGCCCTGATCGCCGGCACCTGCGACAACGAACTGGTCCTTTATGTCAATGGCCAACGCGTCGCTGGCGGAGACGATTGGAGTCGCCCTGTTGCCGCTGACATCAGCAGCTTGCTTCGTCAGGGAGAAAACGTGATCGCCGCTGAAGCGACTAACTGGCCCGATCCCGCGCGGGGCCGAGGGGTCCGCAAGGCGAGCGGGCCCAATCCGGCCGCATTTCTCGCCTGGGTCGGCGGTTTCAATGGCTCGAACCTCGCCTGGGCAATGGGATCCGATGAATCGTGGCTCTGGTCAACCTCCGACAACGGCGACTGGACTGAGCCCGGCTTCGACGATTCCTCCTGGAAACATGCCGTTGCCCTGCCGATGGCGCGACGCACCTATCCCGGCATCGACCTCTCGGCGACCTTGTTAGAAACCAACCGTGAGCGAAACGAACCCATTCGGGCCGTTCTGACCTTCAACGACCCACTGCTCACCGCCCTTGGCCGTCCCAACCGAGAGCAGGTCGTGACCCGCCGTGACTCGATTGCCTCGACCATTCAGGCTCTCGAACTGACCAACGGTGAGACGCTCGCCATTCGTCTCGCTGAAGGCGCACAAGTCGTCTTTGATCGCCTCGACGGCAATCCAAACGCCATTGTCCTCGACCTGTTCCGTCGGTCGTTCGGTCGACCTCCGACCGCCGAGGAGAAGGAAATCGCCCAGCAACTTCTGGGGCCGAATCCCACCTCGGAAGGGGTAGAGGACCTGCTCTGGGTGATTCTGATGTTACCGGAATTCCAACTCATTCCTTGA
- a CDS encoding DUF1559 domain-containing protein — protein sequence MISGFRKRSDSGGFTLIELLVVIAIIGVLIALLLPAVQSAREAARRAQCTNNLKQLALAAHNYHDQVGKFPTGMYLHPVFGPTTGLAWNNSSWLVLLLPQMEQQSIFNAVNFSIMWGENRGGGWRWNPIYMGQQNSTVRVTVINSLICPSDDSENIDTTNADDIWNDPAAGTSYVGNMGDNCLACAGSLGDPRNGQLILCSDTGRLCRLPQLGHNRLSGEQQQNGTTAGSGIFWAWGSNVGIESVRDGTSNTFLAGEQIRRVTRWNSWVHANQSVGSTAVPLNFRQVGSDGSWPVVGNWTRQISFRSFHPGGANFAMADGSVKFIKETINFNIYQALSTRNQGEIISADSY from the coding sequence ATGATCAGTGGGTTTCGTAAGCGTTCGGATTCGGGCGGCTTCACCCTCATCGAGCTCTTGGTCGTCATCGCCATCATTGGCGTCCTGATCGCCTTGCTCTTGCCGGCGGTTCAATCAGCCCGAGAAGCGGCCCGGCGCGCGCAGTGCACCAACAACCTGAAACAGTTGGCCCTTGCGGCGCACAATTATCACGACCAGGTGGGTAAGTTCCCCACGGGCATGTACTTGCACCCCGTGTTCGGACCAACGACCGGCCTGGCCTGGAATAATTCGAGCTGGCTTGTGTTGCTGCTTCCGCAGATGGAACAGCAATCGATCTTTAATGCTGTGAATTTCAGCATCATGTGGGGTGAGAACCGCGGCGGCGGCTGGCGCTGGAACCCCATTTATATGGGCCAGCAGAATTCCACCGTCCGAGTCACGGTCATTAACTCGCTGATCTGCCCGTCAGATGACAGCGAGAACATCGACACCACCAACGCCGACGACATCTGGAACGACCCGGCTGCCGGGACGTCTTACGTCGGCAACATGGGCGACAACTGCCTGGCCTGCGCCGGCAGCCTGGGCGACCCGCGCAATGGCCAGTTGATCCTCTGCAGCGATACGGGACGCCTCTGCCGTTTGCCCCAGTTGGGCCACAACCGCCTCTCCGGTGAGCAGCAGCAAAACGGGACGACCGCCGGCAGTGGCATTTTCTGGGCGTGGGGGTCGAACGTCGGGATCGAAAGCGTTCGTGACGGCACCTCCAACACGTTCCTTGCCGGCGAGCAAATCCGCCGTGTGACGCGATGGAACTCCTGGGTCCATGCCAACCAATCGGTTGGCTCGACCGCCGTGCCACTCAACTTCCGACAGGTCGGTTCTGACGGCTCCTGGCCTGTGGTCGGCAACTGGACCCGGCAAATCAGTTTCCGGAGCTTCCACCCTGGTGGTGCGAACTTCGCCATGGCCGACGGCTCGGTGAAGTTCATCAAGGAAACGATCAACTTCAATATCTACCAGGCTCTGAGCACTCGGAATCAGGGTGAAATCATCTCGGCTGATTCCTACTGA
- the rbsD gene encoding D-ribose pyranase, which yields MKKRGILNPAICSLLAELGHLDELLIVDAGYPLPPDGHVIDLTLTPGIPRFLDVLKAIADELVIESVTVPSEIHDYSPEMYQQMLEVLGSDIDVDEEPHHEFKEKGLEAKGIIRTGEFTPYASTRVLCGSPF from the coding sequence ATGAAGAAGCGCGGCATCCTTAATCCGGCGATCTGCTCGTTGCTGGCCGAACTCGGCCATCTGGACGAGTTGCTCATCGTCGACGCCGGATACCCGCTGCCGCCGGATGGGCATGTCATCGACCTGACCCTCACCCCCGGCATCCCCCGGTTCCTCGATGTGTTGAAAGCGATCGCTGACGAACTGGTGATCGAATCTGTGACCGTCCCCTCTGAGATCCACGACTACAGCCCCGAGATGTACCAGCAAATGCTCGAGGTGCTGGGTAGTGACATCGACGTCGATGAGGAACCCCACCACGAGTTCAAGGAAAAGGGACTCGAAGCCAAGGGAATCATCCGGACCGGCGAATTCACCCCCTACGCCAGCACCCGGGTGCTGTGCGGAAGCCCCTTCTGA
- a CDS encoding 3-keto-disaccharide hydrolase, translated as MTILVSLTCSAILALLGTLPQETQSALEVDSEGWTDLLADAGPMLNGWTRVPIPPEGTLDPSSQWVLDPDTGMLVCTGDKGHEWLRWEKPSTDGIFHVEWRFVPVTEGPDRYNSGVYVRNSIDGSLWHQAQTGGASGGYLFGQTLVDGQVQRVSTREEMTEQRVKPAGEWNVYEIIFDGPRIALWVNGAITSEWDACEVRSGHVGLESEGYRIEFRRVLLKSR; from the coding sequence ATGACCATCCTTGTCTCGCTGACCTGCAGCGCAATCCTGGCTCTGCTCGGAACGCTGCCCCAGGAAACGCAGAGCGCTCTGGAAGTCGATTCAGAGGGCTGGACCGATTTGCTCGCCGACGCCGGTCCCATGCTCAATGGCTGGACCCGCGTTCCCATCCCACCAGAGGGAACTCTCGATCCCTCATCACAGTGGGTACTCGATCCGGACACCGGGATGCTCGTCTGCACGGGAGACAAGGGCCACGAGTGGCTTCGGTGGGAAAAACCGAGCACCGACGGCATCTTCCATGTGGAGTGGCGTTTCGTTCCGGTGACCGAAGGACCAGACCGCTACAACTCCGGCGTTTATGTGCGCAACTCGATTGACGGAAGCCTCTGGCACCAGGCCCAAACCGGCGGCGCGTCGGGAGGCTATCTGTTCGGACAAACGCTCGTTGATGGCCAGGTGCAACGCGTCTCGACCCGCGAAGAGATGACTGAGCAGCGGGTCAAGCCGGCCGGAGAGTGGAATGTCTATGAAATCATCTTCGATGGACCTCGCATCGCCCTCTGGGTCAACGGAGCCATCACGTCGGAGTGGGATGCCTGCGAGGTTCGCTCCGGTCATGTCGGCCTGGAGTCCGAAGGGTACCGGATCGAGTTTCGTCGCGTCTTGCTGAAGTCCCGATAA